A single window of Cytobacillus dafuensis DNA harbors:
- the yfkAB gene encoding radical SAM/CxCxxxxC motif protein YfkAB, with the protein MISKHLQIKPERDPWEAYLDMDEYGKLTLSNIEFTTTVLCNMRCEHCAVGYTLQPKDPNALPVELMLKRLDEIPHLRALSITGGEPMLSTKSVEEYVVPLLRYAHNRGVKTQINSNLTLELARYEAIIPYLDVLHISHNWGTEEEFIEGGFAMMDRKPTIEQRQKLFRRIIENSRELVNAGVIVSAETMLNKRTFPYLEKIHKQIVEEMKCQRHEVHPMYPSDFASNLETLSLDEIRSAIHHLLDIRDENTWMLFGTLPYYACSSNEKDLELLKRLYSTKNVTVRNDPDGRSRLNINIFTGDVIVTDFGDTPPLGNIQNDMLTDIFDKWMGTSLAQSLNCHCPNIRCLGPNVLVKNSYYNDTDFLTMKSKITSC; encoded by the coding sequence ATGATTTCTAAACATTTACAAATAAAACCTGAACGTGATCCGTGGGAAGCCTATCTTGATATGGACGAATATGGAAAGCTAACATTATCCAATATAGAATTTACTACAACCGTTTTATGCAATATGCGCTGTGAACATTGTGCTGTTGGATATACTCTTCAGCCAAAAGACCCGAATGCTCTTCCTGTTGAGCTAATGCTCAAAAGATTAGATGAGATTCCTCATTTAAGAGCACTAAGCATCACTGGTGGAGAACCAATGCTATCCACTAAATCAGTGGAAGAATATGTCGTGCCATTGCTTCGATATGCCCATAATCGAGGAGTCAAAACCCAAATCAATTCAAATTTAACACTCGAATTAGCCCGTTATGAAGCCATTATCCCTTATTTAGATGTTCTGCATATTTCACACAATTGGGGGACGGAAGAAGAATTTATTGAAGGCGGCTTTGCGATGATGGATCGTAAGCCAACGATCGAACAGAGACAAAAGCTGTTTAGACGCATTATTGAAAACAGTCGGGAGTTAGTGAATGCTGGCGTAATCGTTTCAGCTGAAACGATGCTGAATAAGCGGACCTTTCCCTATCTTGAAAAAATCCATAAGCAAATTGTAGAAGAAATGAAATGCCAGCGTCATGAAGTTCATCCAATGTATCCTTCAGATTTTGCTTCCAACTTAGAAACACTTTCATTAGATGAAATTCGATCAGCGATTCATCACCTATTAGATATACGTGATGAAAATACCTGGATGTTATTTGGAACTCTGCCTTATTACGCATGCAGTTCAAATGAGAAAGACTTGGAGCTTTTGAAACGATTATATTCTACAAAAAATGTAACGGTTCGTAACGACCCTGATGGACGTTCACGCTTAAATATTAATATTTTCACCGGGGATGTGATTGTGACTGATTTCGGTGACACACCACCTCTCGGAAATATTCAAAACGACATGCTCACAGACATTTTTGATAAATGGATGGGAACAAGCCTTGCGCAATCATTAAATTGCCATTGTCCGAATATTCGCTGCCTCGGCCCTAATGTTCTTGTGAAAAATAGCTATTATAACGATACCGACTTTCTTACGATGAAATCTAAAATAACCAGCTGTTAA
- a CDS encoding helix-turn-helix domain-containing protein has product MAIIINIDVMLAKRKMSVTELSERVGITMANLSILKNGKAKAIRLSTLEAICKALECQPGDILEYRSDEDTQD; this is encoded by the coding sequence ATGGCAATTATAATCAATATTGATGTGATGCTGGCTAAAAGGAAAATGAGCGTAACAGAGCTTTCGGAGAGGGTTGGAATCACAATGGCTAACCTTTCTATATTGAAAAATGGAAAGGCAAAAGCGATTCGATTATCAACTTTAGAGGCGATTTGTAAGGCTTTAGAATGTCAACCTGGAGATATTTTAGAATACCGAAGTGATGAAGACACTCAGGATTAA
- a CDS encoding DNA alkylation repair protein — protein MNLEMVMHELEALGKERTKKMYISNGAHEPLFGVATGAMKPIAKKIKINQPLAEELYATGNYDAMYFAGIIADPNAMTESDYDRWMDSAYFYMLSDYVVAVTLAEADIAQDVADKWIASGEELRMSAGWSCYCWLLGNRPDIEFSESKIANMLEIVKNTIHDSPERTKSAMNNFLYTVGVSYLPLHEKAVETAKAVGPVEVKRDKKKSSFLHASENIQKEVDKERLGFKRKYVRC, from the coding sequence ATGAATTTAGAAATGGTTATGCATGAGCTAGAAGCCCTCGGCAAGGAACGAACTAAAAAAATGTACATATCTAATGGTGCGCATGAGCCGCTTTTTGGCGTGGCTACAGGTGCAATGAAGCCAATAGCAAAGAAAATAAAAATAAATCAACCTTTAGCTGAAGAGCTTTATGCCACAGGGAACTACGACGCGATGTACTTTGCCGGCATTATTGCAGATCCAAATGCAATGACTGAATCGGATTATGATCGTTGGATGGATTCAGCGTATTTTTATATGCTGTCAGATTATGTGGTTGCAGTAACTTTAGCGGAAGCAGATATTGCACAAGACGTTGCAGATAAATGGATCGCAAGCGGTGAAGAGCTGAGAATGTCAGCGGGCTGGAGTTGCTACTGTTGGCTTTTAGGGAATCGCCCGGACATTGAATTTTCCGAAAGCAAAATTGCCAACATGCTTGAAATTGTGAAAAATACGATTCACGATTCGCCAGAACGAACGAAATCTGCTATGAATAATTTTCTATACACTGTTGGGGTTTCATATTTGCCGCTCCATGAAAAGGCGGTCGAAACTGCAAAGGCAGTAGGTCCAGTAGAAGTCAAACGGGACAAGAAAAAAAGTAGCTTCCTACACGCTTCCGAAAATATTCAAAAGGAAGTAGATAAAGAGAGGCTTGGTTTCAAACGAAAATATGTAAGATGTTAA
- a CDS encoding transglycosylase domain-containing protein, which translates to MINRRNQLILCCFFILLVLTSCSPTEYVNDVKVDLSKLDVYSNTVIYDKNGEKIQELHNKEHPEVVFLKDLPEYLKMAFVVTEDKRFFEHKGVDPKGILRALYKNIESGSRTEGASTITQQLARNVYLSNEKTIERKTKEMVIAAEIERKYTKEQILEMYLNHIYFGSGAYGIQAAAQEYFGKDAKDLNIAESALLAGLPKAPSKYSPRSNMDLAKERRATVLSLMRKNNIITEVEEKEANKEEIKLPPKTTQEYSAYQSYIDYALKEATSEYGVTLEDLYRGGYKIYTNLDTSIHQAMNQAVENYRFTEDEPDQQVEVGMTAIDPNSGAILAMYGGRNYVYQDFNHATAKYQPGSTIKPLAVYAPALETNEWEPDSLLKDEPMNFGNYSPENAEHRYYGDVSMEEAVGRSLNVPAVYLLQQIGINKGYDFVENAGIELDPNDRNLSLALGGLTYGASTLDMAQAYSAFANGGKITKAHAIKEIVDSHGKVLPSPAIETKIIMSEETASEMTKMLQGVISKPYGTGRLADIGTPLAGKTGTTEANLEGINGNKDAWFVGYTPNLVLSIHSGFDKTDRNHYLTGGGGKTPAELFKYVMMYGI; encoded by the coding sequence ATGATTAACAGAAGAAATCAACTAATTTTGTGTTGTTTTTTTATCCTACTCGTCTTAACAAGTTGTTCACCCACGGAGTATGTAAATGATGTAAAGGTAGATCTCAGTAAACTTGATGTATACAGTAATACTGTGATTTATGATAAAAACGGTGAAAAGATCCAAGAACTCCATAATAAAGAACACCCGGAAGTCGTATTCCTGAAAGATCTACCGGAATATCTGAAAATGGCTTTCGTGGTCACAGAAGATAAACGTTTTTTTGAACATAAGGGAGTAGATCCAAAGGGGATCCTGCGGGCATTATACAAAAACATTGAATCAGGGAGTCGCACTGAGGGTGCAAGCACCATCACCCAACAGCTTGCAAGAAACGTTTACCTTTCAAACGAAAAGACAATCGAAAGGAAAACAAAAGAGATGGTAATCGCAGCAGAAATTGAAAGGAAATACACAAAGGAACAAATATTGGAGATGTACTTGAATCATATATACTTCGGCAGTGGAGCATATGGGATTCAGGCAGCAGCACAAGAGTATTTCGGGAAGGACGCAAAAGATTTAAATATAGCGGAATCAGCTTTATTGGCTGGGCTGCCAAAAGCACCGAGCAAATATTCTCCGCGCAGTAATATGGATCTTGCCAAAGAAAGAAGAGCAACCGTCCTTTCACTAATGAGAAAGAACAACATAATCACAGAGGTGGAAGAAAAAGAAGCCAACAAGGAGGAAATCAAACTTCCGCCTAAAACAACTCAAGAATATAGTGCCTATCAGTCCTACATTGATTACGCCTTGAAAGAGGCTACTTCGGAATACGGTGTGACATTGGAAGATTTATATAGGGGCGGTTATAAAATTTATACAAACCTCGATACCTCCATTCACCAAGCCATGAACCAGGCTGTTGAAAATTACCGTTTTACGGAAGATGAACCGGATCAGCAAGTCGAGGTCGGCATGACTGCAATTGATCCAAACAGCGGTGCAATCTTAGCCATGTATGGGGGAAGAAACTATGTGTACCAAGATTTCAATCATGCGACAGCAAAATACCAGCCAGGTTCAACGATTAAGCCGCTTGCTGTATATGCACCCGCATTAGAAACGAATGAATGGGAACCCGATTCTTTACTTAAAGATGAGCCGATGAATTTCGGAAACTACTCACCGGAAAATGCAGAGCACCGCTATTATGGTGATGTATCAATGGAGGAAGCGGTTGGACGTTCCTTGAATGTGCCTGCTGTTTACCTACTACAGCAAATTGGTATTAATAAGGGATATGACTTCGTAGAAAACGCGGGTATCGAGTTGGATCCTAATGACCGAAACCTTTCGCTAGCATTAGGTGGTTTAACATATGGTGCATCCACTTTAGACATGGCACAGGCCTATTCCGCTTTTGCAAATGGAGGAAAGATAACAAAGGCTCATGCAATTAAGGAAATAGTTGATTCGCATGGAAAAGTATTGCCATCGCCAGCAATAGAAACAAAAATCATCATGAGCGAAGAAACCGCCAGTGAGATGACAAAAATGCTGCAAGGTGTCATATCAAAACCTTACGGGACTGGAAGGCTTGCGGATATAGGTACACCTCTGGCAGGGAAAACAGGCACCACAGAAGCCAATCTTGAAGGAATTAATGGCAATAAAGATGCTTGGTTTGTCGGATACACGCCAAATTTAGTCCTATCTATCCATAGCGGTTTTGATAAAACAGACCGAAACCATTACCTTACAGGCGGCGGAGGAAAGACGCCTGCTGAATTGTTTAAATATGTAATGATGTATGGAATTTAA
- a CDS encoding YfkD famly protein gives MKKYMYIILLGLIAMFSFQQQIWAEKEEKKAEQTQKMIAVPNSVLKITKENTYPNPAQDMPTLQPSELAQSLIDSAKVKIENPDLIRLLNETTVNSTPFAIGYRAIIYLGQWPLNYESAETSPNWEYQKINTNYHDNRGANMPYQIHYVQEAQKIVRGGLTAKVPNTEDVKEMMLLKAMEKSGLPLAFETIIGAGTKKDHKYNIPPKRLGYLYGYAPAVNEKGKVTYGEVYLMLKGNKKMIIIKNVTSQGVGAWIPIQDHVSFGFLASERPR, from the coding sequence ATGAAAAAATACATGTACATTATCTTATTAGGTCTAATAGCCATGTTTTCATTTCAACAGCAAATATGGGCAGAAAAAGAGGAGAAAAAAGCAGAGCAAACACAGAAAATGATTGCTGTGCCAAACTCTGTTTTGAAAATCACAAAAGAGAACACATATCCAAATCCGGCTCAGGATATGCCAACTCTTCAGCCTAGTGAGCTTGCACAAAGTCTCATTGATTCAGCGAAAGTAAAGATTGAAAATCCAGATTTAATTCGATTATTAAATGAAACAACGGTAAATAGCACTCCGTTTGCAATTGGGTATCGCGCCATCATTTACCTTGGTCAATGGCCATTAAATTATGAATCAGCGGAAACATCACCAAACTGGGAATACCAAAAAATTAATACAAATTATCATGATAATCGAGGCGCGAATATGCCTTATCAAATTCATTATGTTCAAGAAGCTCAGAAAATCGTAAGAGGGGGATTAACTGCAAAAGTTCCAAATACAGAGGATGTTAAAGAAATGATGCTATTAAAAGCAATGGAAAAATCGGGTCTTCCTCTTGCATTCGAAACGATTATCGGGGCAGGGACAAAAAAGGATCATAAATACAATATTCCTCCTAAGCGATTAGGTTATCTATATGGCTATGCTCCTGCCGTGAATGAAAAAGGAAAAGTCACTTATGGGGAAGTGTATTTAATGTTAAAAGGCAATAAGAAAATGATTATCATTAAAAATGTAACATCCCAAGGAGTGGGAGCATGGATCCCGATTCAGGATCATGTATCATTTGGGTTTTTAGCATCAGAGAGACCAAGGTAG
- a CDS encoding mandelate racemase/muconate lactonizing enzyme family protein, giving the protein MKITTIELYAIHLPLHVPFVVSYHTYDYMPSIIVKIETDEGIIGYGEGVADEHVTGESLEGVYHILKSTLAPVLIGQNPLEIEKIHDLMNKTIYGAPTAKAAIDIACFDIMGKKLQQPVYQLIGGRYHDEFPITHVLSIAEPDQMAAEAAFMVEEGYKSFKMKVGTNVSKDVERIQAVRECVGEDIAIRVDVNQGWNNSATALVALKQLQDCDLDWVEQPVVADDIDGMVEIKSKTMIPLMIDEGLRGQREMLEIIQKRAAHKVNIKLMKCGGILPAVKLAHQAELAGIECQIGSMVESSIGSAAGFHVAFSKKIITSVELTGPLKFSKDVGNLHYDVPFIHLTDKPGLGIEMNEKVLGELTIHQDIVR; this is encoded by the coding sequence ATGAAAATTACTACAATCGAACTTTATGCGATTCATTTGCCACTCCATGTTCCTTTTGTCGTTAGCTATCATACATACGATTATATGCCATCCATTATCGTGAAAATCGAAACGGATGAAGGAATTATTGGGTATGGTGAAGGAGTAGCGGATGAGCATGTAACAGGCGAATCATTGGAAGGTGTGTACCACATTCTTAAAAGCACTTTAGCCCCTGTTTTGATCGGGCAAAATCCATTAGAAATTGAGAAGATTCATGACCTGATGAATAAAACCATTTATGGGGCTCCGACTGCAAAAGCGGCTATCGATATCGCTTGTTTTGACATTATGGGGAAAAAGCTGCAGCAGCCAGTCTACCAGCTTATTGGCGGACGTTATCACGACGAATTTCCGATTACACATGTGTTAAGTATTGCCGAGCCTGACCAGATGGCTGCTGAAGCTGCGTTTATGGTCGAGGAAGGGTATAAATCTTTTAAAATGAAAGTGGGAACGAATGTAAGTAAAGATGTTGAGCGCATACAAGCTGTTCGCGAATGTGTAGGAGAAGATATCGCCATTCGTGTGGATGTCAATCAAGGCTGGAATAACAGTGCAACAGCACTTGTAGCGTTAAAGCAATTGCAGGATTGTGATCTTGATTGGGTTGAACAGCCGGTCGTTGCAGATGATATAGATGGGATGGTGGAAATCAAGTCAAAGACGATGATCCCTCTAATGATTGACGAAGGATTAAGAGGTCAGAGAGAAATGCTTGAGATCATCCAGAAACGTGCAGCACATAAAGTAAATATTAAATTAATGAAATGTGGAGGGATTCTTCCAGCAGTGAAGCTGGCTCATCAAGCAGAACTTGCTGGAATTGAATGTCAGATTGGCTCGATGGTCGAATCATCTATTGGATCGGCAGCAGGATTTCATGTTGCTTTTTCCAAGAAAATCATCACAAGTGTAGAGCTGACTGGTCCTTTGAAATTTTCGAAGGATGTAGGTAATCTACATTATGATGTTCCATTTATCCACTTAACGGATAAGCCGGGATTAGGTATAGAGATGAATGAAAAAGTATTGGGAGAATTAACAATACATCAGGATATAGTTCGTTAA
- a CDS encoding YkvA family protein codes for MKETLLKIKKKAKHIKKEVFVLVEANKHPKVPLYVKLLSILIVAYTFSPIDLIPDFIPVLGYLDDIILVPLAINLVLKLIPDDVLEECREIVRRSEKVKK; via the coding sequence ATGAAAGAAACTTTGTTAAAAATAAAAAAAAAGGCAAAGCATATAAAGAAAGAAGTTTTTGTGCTGGTCGAAGCCAATAAACATCCAAAAGTACCTTTGTATGTCAAACTCCTGTCAATTCTGATTGTTGCATATACATTCAGCCCTATCGATTTGATTCCTGATTTTATACCAGTTCTAGGCTATCTTGATGATATTATTCTTGTCCCCTTGGCTATTAATCTCGTCCTTAAATTAATTCCGGATGATGTACTGGAAGAATGCCGGGAAATTGTAAGAAGATCAGAAAAGGTAAAAAAGTAA
- a CDS encoding DUF817 domain-containing protein, whose protein sequence is MRALKQLVRFGWEQALSCLFPVVIFASLAFTKFMPLPFLPRYDWMLIICLLMQWWMVRSGLETRDELKVITLFHLIGLALELFKVNMGSWSYPEEGYFKIFGVPLYSGFMYASVASYLCQAWRRLKVELIKWPPFLVVVPLAAAIYLNFFTHHFWIDVRWWLSGLVIIVFWQSWVTYEVDGTRYRMPLALSFVLIGFFIWIAENIATFFGAWEYPNQADAWSLVHLGKVSSWLLLVIVSFLIVATLKQVKGKSPTRIDASQFL, encoded by the coding sequence ATGAGGGCACTAAAACAGCTCGTTCGTTTTGGCTGGGAGCAGGCCCTATCATGTTTGTTTCCTGTCGTTATTTTTGCCTCATTGGCTTTTACAAAATTTATGCCACTTCCCTTCCTTCCACGCTATGACTGGATGCTCATCATCTGCCTGCTGATGCAGTGGTGGATGGTGCGCTCTGGGCTTGAAACACGGGATGAATTAAAGGTGATTACACTGTTCCACCTTATTGGCCTTGCTCTTGAACTTTTCAAAGTAAACATGGGCTCATGGTCTTATCCAGAGGAAGGATATTTCAAAATTTTTGGAGTGCCTTTGTATAGCGGATTCATGTATGCAAGTGTAGCGAGTTATCTTTGCCAGGCATGGAGGAGGTTGAAGGTTGAACTGATTAAGTGGCCACCGTTTTTGGTCGTTGTACCTCTTGCAGCTGCGATTTATTTGAATTTCTTCACCCACCATTTTTGGATTGACGTTCGTTGGTGGTTATCTGGACTTGTCATTATCGTCTTTTGGCAATCATGGGTCACATATGAGGTTGATGGAACTCGTTACCGTATGCCACTCGCACTTTCTTTTGTGCTCATCGGATTTTTTATATGGATAGCCGAAAATATTGCAACGTTCTTTGGAGCTTGGGAATATCCAAACCAAGCCGATGCATGGAGCCTCGTTCATTTAGGAAAGGTGAGTTCATGGCTCTTATTAGTGATTGTTAGCTTTCTTATAGTAGCGACGTTAAAGCAGGTTAAGGGAAAAAGTCCTACTAGGATAGATGCTAGTCAATTTTTATAA
- a CDS encoding helix-turn-helix domain-containing protein translates to MNTKIAVIGSAEFIDSTKSVADQVADIELDFYMYQQPQEALKLLKQLMPCDAVFLSGALPYYFSKDYHEQLRIPVFYLVQDEMTIASSLLAALYHKKILLERISIDLFDAAIVSNVLTAVDIEATPMHVMDYEHFLRKDLYDFNQLVSFHQSLWEKGEIDLAITSVHAVYNQLHHLGIPVMRMADPKTALIRGLENAKEKAEYKKSKASQAAVGYISIHSVHQRKKLESFAHAIHATVQEINDSLFALYCTRGDIEALNSDVLQQLFTETEETAVGFGYGVSIKDANKNAMIALSFAEKDQEKDCCYILTESKELLGPFPHKKMQQKLVNTHPDLYLIAQKAKLSPANLSKMIEFAKNEQMHHFTSADLADYLQVTRRSAERMIKKLSDHGYIQIIGEEMTYQQGRPRALYKLNIPIYF, encoded by the coding sequence ATGAATACAAAGATTGCAGTCATTGGCTCAGCAGAATTTATCGATAGTACAAAGTCTGTTGCCGATCAAGTAGCAGATATTGAGTTAGACTTTTATATGTATCAGCAGCCCCAGGAAGCATTAAAGCTATTAAAACAATTAATGCCATGCGATGCTGTGTTTCTATCCGGTGCACTGCCCTATTATTTCTCCAAAGATTATCACGAACAGCTGCGGATTCCTGTTTTCTATTTAGTTCAGGATGAAATGACCATTGCCTCTTCTTTATTGGCTGCATTATACCATAAAAAGATCTTACTTGAGCGAATTTCCATTGATTTATTCGACGCAGCCATTGTCTCGAATGTATTAACCGCTGTTGATATCGAAGCCACTCCGATGCATGTCATGGATTATGAGCATTTTTTACGGAAAGATCTTTATGATTTTAATCAGCTTGTTTCCTTTCATCAGTCACTTTGGGAAAAAGGTGAAATTGACTTAGCGATAACAAGTGTACATGCCGTTTATAATCAATTGCACCATCTAGGGATACCAGTCATGAGAATGGCGGACCCGAAAACAGCTCTTATTCGAGGGCTGGAAAATGCTAAAGAAAAAGCTGAATATAAGAAAAGCAAAGCATCTCAAGCTGCAGTTGGCTATATTTCAATCCATTCAGTCCATCAAAGAAAAAAATTGGAATCCTTTGCCCATGCTATTCATGCTACTGTCCAAGAAATAAATGATTCCTTGTTCGCATTATACTGTACGCGCGGAGACATTGAGGCTTTAAACTCAGATGTTCTCCAACAATTATTTACTGAAACAGAGGAAACAGCTGTTGGTTTTGGTTATGGTGTTTCCATCAAGGACGCCAATAAAAATGCCATGATTGCCCTAAGCTTCGCAGAGAAAGATCAAGAAAAAGATTGCTGCTATATTTTAACAGAAAGCAAGGAGTTACTAGGACCTTTCCCTCATAAGAAAATGCAGCAAAAACTAGTGAACACCCATCCTGATTTATACCTTATCGCCCAAAAGGCAAAATTAAGTCCTGCCAACCTATCAAAAATGATTGAATTTGCCAAAAACGAACAAATGCATCACTTTACCTCTGCAGACTTGGCAGATTATCTGCAGGTCACAAGGCGCTCCGCAGAAAGAATGATAAAAAAGCTTTCTGACCATGGATATATTCAGATTATCGGCGAGGAAATGACTTATCAGCAAGGACGGCCTCGCGCTTTATATAAACTTAATATCCCGATTTACTTTTAG
- the nhaC gene encoding Na+/H+ antiporter NhaC yields MKKEMPFIVAIIPLFVMIVTMVITVVVLEQGPHIPLIVGTATASLVAWRCGYKWNEIEDAMYKGIRLALPAVIIIMLVGMTIGAWIGGGIVATMIYYGLKIITPSLFLVSITVICAIVSLAIGSSWSTMGTIGVAGMGIGLSMGIPAPMIAGAIISGSYFGDKMSPLSDTTNLAAGLTDTDLFVHIRHMLFTTIPGLVIALIAYAIMGMKFKNGAMDTANIEQTIQVLQDSFVISPFLLIIPVLVIVLVAKKVPAIPALIVGILLGFLSQIFIQGGSISDAVASLQSGFVIKTGNVMVDELFNRGGLDSMMYTVSMTIVAMTFGGILENTGMLEAIVKQILKLAKSTGALVASTVLSCFATNASCSEQYISIVIPSRMYAKAYREKGLHSKNLSRALEDGGTLTSVFVPWNTCGVFILGTLGVNAFDYAPYAILNFIVPVISIIFAMTGFTIVKLTESEKIALQKKDELILKG; encoded by the coding sequence ATGAAGAAGGAGATGCCATTTATAGTAGCAATCATTCCACTTTTTGTCATGATTGTCACGATGGTGATTACGGTGGTTGTGCTTGAGCAAGGACCACATATTCCGCTAATAGTGGGAACAGCTACTGCTTCACTTGTTGCTTGGCGCTGTGGATATAAATGGAATGAAATTGAAGATGCCATGTATAAGGGGATTCGTCTGGCACTTCCGGCAGTAATTATCATTATGCTGGTTGGGATGACCATTGGTGCTTGGATTGGCGGTGGAATTGTTGCCACAATGATTTATTATGGATTGAAAATCATTACCCCTTCGCTTTTCCTCGTTTCCATCACGGTGATTTGTGCGATTGTATCACTTGCGATCGGAAGCTCCTGGTCAACAATGGGAACCATTGGTGTTGCAGGCATGGGCATTGGACTGAGTATGGGGATTCCTGCTCCAATGATTGCAGGAGCCATTATTTCTGGATCTTATTTTGGAGACAAAATGTCACCCCTATCTGATACAACGAATTTAGCGGCAGGATTAACAGATACAGATTTATTTGTACATATCCGTCATATGCTTTTTACCACAATTCCCGGTCTTGTAATTGCATTAATTGCCTATGCGATTATGGGGATGAAATTTAAAAATGGAGCAATGGATACAGCGAACATTGAACAAACCATTCAAGTTCTTCAAGATAGCTTTGTAATATCTCCTTTTCTATTAATTATTCCGGTTCTTGTTATCGTTCTGGTAGCTAAAAAAGTTCCGGCGATTCCAGCTTTAATTGTTGGTATTTTATTAGGGTTTTTATCACAAATCTTCATTCAAGGTGGATCTATTTCCGATGCGGTTGCATCACTGCAAAGCGGTTTTGTTATTAAAACAGGAAATGTAATGGTTGATGAACTCTTTAATCGTGGCGGATTAGATTCCATGATGTATACCGTTTCAATGACGATTGTCGCCATGACCTTTGGAGGAATTCTAGAAAACACAGGCATGCTTGAAGCAATTGTGAAACAAATTCTAAAGCTTGCCAAGTCAACAGGAGCTCTTGTCGCTTCAACTGTTTTATCATGCTTTGCAACAAATGCATCCTGTTCGGAGCAATACATCTCGATTGTTATTCCGTCCAGGATGTATGCTAAGGCCTATCGTGAGAAAGGACTTCATTCCAAAAATCTTTCTCGTGCCCTTGAGGATGGGGGAACATTAACGTCTGTGTTTGTTCCATGGAATACATGTGGTGTCTTTATTTTGGGTACACTTGGCGTTAATGCATTTGATTATGCGCCTTACGCAATATTAAACTTTATCGTTCCCGTAATCTCAATCATTTTTGCTATGACTGGTTTTACAATTGTTAAACTAACCGAATCTGAGAAGATCGCACTTCAGAAAAAGGATGAATTGATCCTGAAGGGATGA
- a CDS encoding DUF2975 domain-containing protein, with protein sequence MKQVSTLFLKIAVILIGIPILAMCIFLVPEIVNITEKLLPELAYIKYPVSIVFYASAIPFYFALYQAFKLLRYIDKNKAFSQISVNALKKIKQCAITISILHVLVLPLFYLFADKEDAPGVIFIGLVVPFASMVIAVFAAVLQKLLQEAIDIKSENDLTV encoded by the coding sequence ATGAAACAAGTGTCAACGCTCTTTTTAAAGATAGCTGTTATTCTTATTGGAATTCCGATTCTTGCAATGTGCATCTTTTTGGTACCTGAGATAGTGAATATTACAGAAAAATTGCTACCAGAGTTAGCTTATATAAAATATCCCGTTTCCATCGTTTTTTATGCATCGGCGATCCCTTTTTACTTTGCTTTGTATCAGGCTTTCAAACTTTTACGCTATATTGATAAAAATAAAGCTTTCTCGCAAATTTCTGTAAATGCTTTAAAGAAAATCAAACAATGTGCCATCACAATCAGTATTTTGCATGTGCTAGTCTTGCCGCTCTTCTATCTTTTTGCGGATAAAGAAGACGCCCCAGGTGTTATCTTTATCGGATTGGTTGTTCCTTTTGCTTCGATGGTTATCGCAGTCTTTGCGGCTGTTCTCCAAAAACTTTTACAAGAAGCGATTGATATAAAATCAGAAAATGATTTAACGGTCTGA
- a CDS encoding Chromate resistance protein ChrB, translated as MPELHWIIFSYKIPAEPSSVRVRVWRNLKTLGVHYIQQSVCIFPYRDELMKKLKKLELLIAENGGETTFLKIEKLSAQSEPLILSEFNKERMIEYTEFIQEANKFLDEIENESKKANFSFSEIEENEVELRRLKKWLLLIKSRDYFLCELQDMSVALFEECNIAFERFTNHVYKHEGILEE; from the coding sequence ATGCCTGAGCTACATTGGATTATTTTCTCTTACAAAATACCGGCTGAACCTTCCTCTGTTAGGGTGAGGGTGTGGAGGAATTTGAAAACACTAGGTGTACATTACATCCAGCAATCAGTTTGCATATTTCCATACCGGGATGAATTAATGAAGAAATTAAAAAAATTGGAGTTGCTTATTGCTGAAAATGGAGGAGAGACGACTTTTTTAAAAATAGAAAAACTTTCAGCGCAATCTGAGCCATTGATTTTATCTGAATTCAATAAAGAGCGCATGATTGAATACACCGAATTCATTCAGGAAGCAAATAAATTCCTGGATGAAATAGAAAATGAAAGCAAAAAAGCTAACTTTTCATTTAGTGAGATTGAAGAAAATGAGGTGGAATTGCGGAGATTAAAAAAATGGCTCCTTTTAATTAAGAGCAGGGATTATTTTTTATGTGAATTACAAGATATGTCCGTAGCTTTATTTGAGGAGTGCAATATTGCTTTTGAACGGTTTACTAATCATGTTTACAAGCATGAAGGGATTCTAGAGGAATGA